The Pseudanabaena galeata CCNP1313 genome includes a region encoding these proteins:
- the pgeF gene encoding peptidoglycan editing factor PgeF, translated as MNANQWQWRDNVLTCDLLAEWRHGFFTRSHAPQLPTDLHNHLVTSGKAYRAKQVHGNRLVHADEIETAPNTNLPEADGVWATRDGMNRSVWVCTADCVPVLIGDRKLGSIAAVHAGWRGTAAGIVTKAIATLCDQGSELKDLRVALGPAISGHVYQVSQDVAQQVTATISQAVGVQPDEHPERVKLDLRQVQVQQLQELGLPTENVAIAPYCTLQHEEIFFSYRRYFLNNPNPLPRAPQVQWSGIAIA; from the coding sequence ATGAATGCGAATCAATGGCAATGGCGAGACAACGTATTAACTTGCGATCTATTGGCTGAATGGCGACATGGATTTTTTACGCGATCGCACGCTCCTCAATTACCAACCGATTTGCATAATCATTTGGTGACATCTGGCAAAGCCTATCGGGCGAAACAAGTACATGGTAATCGCTTAGTACATGCCGATGAAATCGAAACTGCACCAAATACAAACTTGCCTGAAGCCGATGGTGTATGGGCTACACGCGATGGTATGAATCGGTCAGTATGGGTCTGTACTGCTGATTGTGTACCTGTATTGATAGGCGATCGCAAGTTAGGCTCAATAGCGGCTGTCCATGCGGGATGGCGCGGAACTGCTGCGGGGATCGTGACTAAGGCGATCGCCACATTGTGCGATCAAGGTAGTGAGCTAAAGGATTTGCGAGTAGCGCTTGGTCCTGCAATTTCGGGTCATGTCTATCAAGTGTCTCAAGATGTGGCGCAACAGGTTACGGCTACAATTAGTCAAGCTGTGGGGGTACAACCTGATGAGCATCCAGAAAGAGTCAAGCTCGATTTACGTCAAGTCCAAGTGCAACAGCTTCAAGAATTAGGATTGCCAACAGAAAATGTGGCGATCGCCCCTTACTGCACTTTGCAACATGAGGAAATCTTCTTTTCCTATCGACGTTATTTTCTAAATAATCCCAATCCCCTGCCTAGAGCGCCACAAGTGCAATGGTCAGGAATTGCGATCGCTTAA